The DNA sequence ATGCATTTGCATGGAACTAGGTTTGCCATCCTTATCCCAAGGCCAGTAGCATGATTGCTTTGTAAGTTATAAGTGGTCATGTTTAGCTTCCTTTATGCCTTCACATCACATGTTATGGTTGTGTGCCGTAAGGAATTTAATTGTTGAAGTATGTTTTTATCTTAATCAGGATAATGCTATTTTACAAATATGTGCATCTTGAGATGAGATTAGATTGCACTTATCTATACTTGACCAAACATGTCACTAGCATTGATAAAAAGTACAAAGCCAATTAGCATGGGATTCATCTGGTTCTATGTTTTATCATGTAATTCATTTGCACGAAGAATTTCATTAACCTGGCACATTTTCTTGAATAATTGAATTCATGAATTGTTGAATTGTGGTATGTTGAATGCCGTTATGTATTATCTCTTAATACTAGTTGCTAGTATTATGTCTGTGGATGTATGTACAAGTTGTATTTTTTCTTGAATTGGTAAGCATTCCAGTATGACGTTTTGTTTCTTGGATGTGTCCTTTCTTCCCACAACTgacttttgtttcttattattgaATATCAGGCTGGTGATGCTTTAATACAGTTATACCACAATTTCATCACCGATTTTGAGACTAAAATCAACCTTCTCAAGCTTGCACACTTTGCGGTCATCGTTTCTCGACAGTACCCAGAGAAGGAAGCTGCTATCAGTTACCTAGAAGGAGTGATTGAGAAGCTTCAAGCCACTAGAGAGCAACGCATAGAGGAACCAATCCTTTACATTAAGATGCAAATAGCAATATTCAAACTTGAGCAACAAGACCAAAAAGAATGCAAAAGGCTTCTAGAAGATGGAAAGACTACACTTGACAGCATGACTGACATTGATCCATCTGTATATGCTAGCTATTATTGGGTATCATCTCAATATCATAAGTTCCGTCAAGAATTTGCTGAGTTCTACAAAAGTGCTCTTCTTTATCTAGCATACACATCAGTGGAGTCGCTCTCAGAATCATTCAAGCTGGTATGCATTGATACTCTTATTCGTGAACCATTTTCCTTTGCAGTTATTCCTAGTTTCTACATCCCATCATTATTTTGGAATGTTATGTTACAAGAAGGCTTGAAATCTGTAGTTGCACATACATACTAGAGACGAATCGtttgttaaatttaaatatCTTCCATTTCTTATGATTGCATCTCCCTCGGCAAAATATCTCTTCTAAATATTCCTGTCTGCAGGATCTTTTAAATGCATGTGTATTTATTAAACTGTCTCTGGCTTTGCTTTCACCAAATCACTAGTTTTGTAGAAACACAAAGCATTTTCGTGCTTCAAGTGTTATAATTTGTTGAGTTCCATGCTTGGATTCAAATCTTCCAAAGCATGCTTTGCCTTATAAATATATTATGCCAAACgaataaaataaagagaatGGACAATCTTCTACTTCCTGCCATCATGAGTTACCCATATGATTGTAACCATAATTTTAATAGGGTAGTTTAGAGAATACAACTTAATGTGAAGATTTTATTGGTTAGACAAATATGTAATAGGATTAATGTCAGGGAACTTAACCTTTTATGTTCTTGAATAGAAATGGTGTagtataatttttatttattgtagCATAGGTGGGCAAAAGATGAGAAATGCATTCAATTCTTTTTCTGTCAGTTAATTGGGGATTTCTGGTTTGCAAGAACCGGAAAGGTTTGTAGTTGCATTTTAGTACCCTTCTAGGAGAATCCATTAACTTGGCTAAGTGCACTTGTAGTGTGCAGGCTGCCTTGAACATTGACTCTGTTCAACCCATAGTTAATTAAGGGTATCATTtcatagtttttattttttactggtTCAGTATGCATTTGAACAGTTGTGATTAGGGCATGAGTGATAGCCTCTGCGGACAGTAATATTTATCTTTCAGATTCCTATGAGTCAACTGTTCATATTTGgtaactttttaattttatttttacttctgaGTGACTGATTggtagtttattttttttaatccatgatAATTTTTAACGGTTTGGTTGTTTGCATCGTATTTAAGGATCTGGCATTTGATTTGTCCCTTTCTGCGCTCCTGGGAGATAATATCTACAACTTTGGAGAGCTGCTTGCGCATCCTATTGTAAGAACATTTTTGCAgagttttttgtttggtttcatAATATTTTGCTTCCTGTGCACTGCGTGTTACTTGGAAGAGTTCCCTTTCAAGATGCACAAGGTGTTTTTGTTACTTTATATGATATTTTTTTGCACCAAATACTAGGACATTGGATTTGAAATTGATCAGAAAATAAGTCATGCAATGCGCAACTAAGCCTGTATGTAGATTCGCAATGCAGTCTTGTTGATACTGCTATTTATCATACACTGTACAGTCATCAGTTATTACCGCAATTCGTGTACCCTTTTTTCACTTCGGTTTTATTTTCACTTTCCCACCTAGAGCCtgataaattaattttgatttctACTGCTATAGACTATCATGAAGTGATTGTCATCTCAAACCTAGTTGCCTGGATCTTTGTATGATATGTGCATACATGGTTCTTTGTACATGGATAAATGTTTGTACATTGGGTTTGCATAATGGTTTAGTGAACCATGTGATTTTAGGATCTGAATTTCTCTTATCTACCCTACCGTGGATGCTTGCACCGTCCATTAGTGTTTTAGTGGATGACCTTATATAGATATTAATTACATACCTAAAAAGTTTCTATGTAGTTGCCATGTGTTTCTTCTGATATGTGTAGGCTACATTATACTAAGTTATTTGCGcttcacttttcttttttagtaGATGACAAATTTTAACAATCTATGCAGATTAAGAGCCTTCTAGGGACAAAGGTAGAGTGGCTTTACTATATTCTTCAAGCGTTCAACTCTGGTGATTTAGTTCGGTATCAAGAATTATGTCGTGTGCACAATGCTGCTCTGAGAGCACAACCAGCATTAGTTGAAAATGAGAAGAAGCTTTTGGAGAAGATTAACATTCTGTGCTTGATGGAAATTATCTTCAGGTTTGTGTGTTCTAGATTGTCCTTTCACTTGTAATCTGTAACAAAGGTGTGTGCTTTTGAACTACTATTCACTAAGTTGATATGGTCCTTGCAGCCGGCCATCTGAAGATCGGACTATACCATTGAGTATCATTGCAGAGCGCACCAAACTTTCTGTTGAGGATGTGGAGCATCTTCTTGTGAAGAGCCTTTCCGTAAGTTCCTGTATTCTTAAACTTGATGGACAGTGAATTAATTTGGATTGTCCAAACTAAAGTTCTACAAGCCCTGCCTTTTCATTTCTCCCCACTTGCAGATGTATACCATTAGAGAAGACTGGTTTTTATGACGACAGTTCTCAATGCATGTCTTAGTAACAAGTAAAGATTAAGTACTCACAACGATACTTTTCATAACTCTTGCATTCAGAATagggaaacaatttttttttttttaaaatgagatGCTTATGATTTGAGAGACTGAACTTTTTACTTGGTAAAGTGCTAGTATTCTAAAGTTGATCACATGAACACGTTTGAGACATGTTAGATCCTATGTATATGGTATTGGCATTTCAAATCTTATTTGTACATATGTAGTGGGTTTCACACTTTCAATTCAATATAACTGACCTAGGATATATTGCATGTAGCATGCAGCATGCAGCATGCAGCATGTGACATGCAAATGAGTGTAAATAATTATATGTTTTTCTTGTATTTATTTGTAATATTATTTTACATACAATTTAGTTTCAGACAATAAATATAAGGCCTTTATTGCATCTAATTGTTTTGCAGTTGTATAGCTGTCTTGTACAATAGTTGTAACAAGGGAAGATTTAGGATAGTAGTTTCTGCCTTAACAAGGAAGTAATTAATCGGATTTTTTTCTCTCTGTTTTTGCGGGGTTTACTGAAGACTTGGCACTggtaattttataaataaaaggaGACCGAATACGTTATGATTTGTAATTATTATGTATCGTATGGATTTTGGTAGTTTCTTTGTTAATCTGATTTGCATTTGGATTTTCTATATTGCAGACAAGCAGGGTGTTGGATGATTTATTCACTTATTCTGTAGTTAGAAAGTgttgttttctttctattttctatTTAATAATTATGGGAGAGATGTTGAGTGCAGGTTCATCTGATTGAGGGAATAATCGATCAGGTTGAGGAGACGGTGCATGTGTCCTGGGTGCAGCCAAGAGTATTGGGGATTCCACAGATCCAATCTTTGCGTGATAGGCTGGACGGTTGGTTGGACAAAGTCCATACTGCTTTGTTATCGATCGAGGCGGAAACACCTGATTTGGTTGCGTCTTGAGTCGCCTTTTGCTTTATTTTCTGCCCAGTGTAACAAACCCTTATCGGAGAAATGGGGGGTTCAAAATGCAAGGGGGCCAGGAAACACTAGTTTTCGGTTGATTGAGCACTTTGGGCCAACTTTGTTTATGCTGCTTTtcttattggtgaagctttttggttgaatcatTTTCCTGGAAGGAGCGGCCTTGTGTACTGTACTTGGGAGTAATACTCCATTGTTTAGTGGCATGGCATGCCTAGAGACATGGTGAATCGATTAAAATGCGCTGTCGTTATACCTTTGTATTTTGAATTTTCCTTTCCCTAGATAACCTAACTTTAtgctttttcattagttttaatGATTTTCTCCTTCTCGCAACTTGTTCGTTTCGCCGTAAATGTTTTCATGTTCCGTTACTCGCTGATGGATGATTGCTTGAACCTATAAATCTTTAATCTTTGCACTGCGTGCATTGCCAAAGTGGGGTTACATTGCATCAGACTATTTGTGTGACATgtattttagggtttagggttagttgCAGCTGGAGATTGCTTCTCTCAAGATAGCAGAAAGTAGCGTTGCTCACAAGTGTTTCTACTATAACTACTTTTATTTTAAATCTTTGGCTTCTTAGCTTGAAATTACCCTTGAGATTGGTTAACTTTTCACTTTTTTCATTGTGATTTTAAATTGATACAAGTGGTATTTGAGTTTGTCTATCGTTATCGTTAATTATTTTGATCGTTTCGTAAaaaaatctctattaaataagggtcaaaataacaaaaatatcatcaatttaataaaataaaataaaaaagccaAATTAATCTAATAGAAACTAAGAGAATTTGtgtcattttattcttattgAACAAACATTCTTCATGAGATTAGGTGGGCTAGGCGGACAACTAAGCAAATGTAGgcgcatttttttaattttcaaacacctatAAACTAATCGGGACGGTAGTCAGCCGCCTAGCATCAAGACAAGGCCTAAGCGGCGCTAggtgagaatttttagaacGGTGCTTATCACACAATACTGTtggattaaatgaattgaaaaagattaatagcaaaaaaatttaaaaagtgagGAATAAAAATGTGTACGTAAATAGAAGTATCCAAACTCAATCAGGAAGAGTCCTAGGTTTAGCTAGCTCCAGACAAATTTTTCTCCCGAGCAGCCTCTCCCTCTTTTAACGTAACCCGCGCTAACTCTCTCGTATCTCTCTTCTCTATGCGCTCTCCGCTCCACTGTCCACTTCTCCTATCTCCGAACAAggtaaactctctctctctctctctctctacatatatatatatatatataattagtttTGGTCCAAGTGATTTTCTTTATTAAATTTCGGTGCTGTAGAATTTGTGAAATTGGGATTAGCAGTGTTGTGTTGATATGGTTTGGGAAATTGGTTGAGAGCTGTCTTCTCCAGATTCTTTTCTTAGCTTCTGTGCttctgttgttgttgttgttgttgtgagtCTGAGTCACACCCAATGCCATTGCAGAATAATTCAATGGATTATCAATGCAGTGCTGCGGCCATGGGAGGGCTACCTCTCTAGCCCTAGCTCCTGCTCCATTCCAAACAGTTGGTCACCTTGAAGCTAATTCACAATAATCGCCCGCCAAGTGGCTGCCCTGCTCTCCTCTTCTGCTCGATTCAACTTCCAACTTTGAGTGAGGttaattcccccccccccactcaatttctttttctttcaagttTGGTGTTTGAGAAATTGAAATGTCAAAAACTGACTAATAGTAATACGACTGTAGATTGCTTCCTAGTTCTAACATGAACATAGTCAAGCTGCTCGTGCCCACAGTCAAGCGATTGAATGATGTCACAAAGTATTGTCGAGGTAAACCCAAGTTCCATTcactcgttttttttttttttatgtcgtAGCAATATAAAAATATGTTTTTCATTGGTGAAGAAATCCTTGCATGTATAATAGCATCAAAGACAGTCGATGGGAAAAGAGACTATGAATTTGTATCACTAATGCTTAATTTTGAGTACAGAGGCCTAAACAGCCTTCCTAATGCTTGTTTACACTTTCAATGCAGCATCGTGTTCTTCTTTCATACATTCATCCCCAAACTTCTCAGCACAAGTTCATTCTCCGGACCAGGAGGTAGTGATTGCTTTGGGAAGCAATGTGGGTGACAGACTGCATAATTTCAATGAAGCCTTGCAGTTAATGAGAAAATCGGGCATACACATCACAAGACATGCTTGCTTGTATGAGACAGCGCCAGCCTATGTGACTGATCAGCCTAATTTTCTCAACTCTGCTGTTAGAGCTGTTACACAACTTGGGCCTCATGAGTTATTAGGAGCActgaagaaaattgaaaaggacatgggTCGTACTGATGGTATTAGGTATGGTCCCAGGCCAATCGACCTGGATATATTGTTCTATGGAAAGCAAAGAATCAGTTCTGAGATTCTTGTGGTCCCCCATGAAAGAATTTGGGAAAGACCATTTGTAATGGCCCCACTAATGGATTTGCTGGGTTCAAGTATTGACAGCGATACAGTTTCTTGTTGGCATTCTTTCTCAAACCATTCTGATGGGCTTTTTGATTCTTGGGAGAAATTGGGCGGTGAACCACTCATTGGAAAGGAAGGACTGAAGAGGGTTTTGCCTATTGGAAACGGCTTTTGGGACTGGTCAACGAAAACCTCGGTAATGGGTATCCTTAATTTGACCCCAGATAGTTTTAGTGATGGAGGAAAGTTTCAGTCTGTGGAGGCAGCAATTTCTCAGGTCCGTTCAATGATTTCAGAGGGGGCAGATATGATTGATATTGGCGCACAGTCTACACGGCCAATGGCTTCTAGGATTTCAGTTCAACAAGAACTGGATAGACTAATTCCTGTCTTAGAAGCAGTTCTTGGGCTGCCTGAAGCAGAGGGAAAGATTGTATCTGTGGACACATTTTATTCAGAAGTTGCGGAAGAAGCAGTCAGTAAGGGTGCTCATATTGTAAATGATGTATCTGCCGGGCAGTTGGACTCTAACATGTTAAAAGTCGTTGCTGACCTCAAAGTTCCTTACATTGCAATGCACATGAGGGGAGATCCATCGACAATGCAGAACAGTGAGAACCTGCAATATGATAATGTTTGTAAGCAGGTTGTGTCTGAGTTATACTCGAAGGTGAGAGAAGCTGAAATATTAGGCATCCCCGCTTGGAGGATGATAATT is a window from the Malus domestica chromosome 16, GDT2T_hap1 genome containing:
- the LOC103446277 gene encoding folate synthesis bifunctional protein, mitochondrial-like; the protein is MNIVKLLVPTVKRLNDVTKYCRASCSSFIHSSPNFSAQVHSPDQEVVIALGSNVGDRLHNFNEALQLMRKSGIHITRHACLYETAPAYVTDQPNFLNSAVRAVTQLGPHELLGALKKIEKDMGRTDGIRYGPRPIDLDILFYGKQRISSEILVVPHERIWERPFVMAPLMDLLGSSIDSDTVSCWHSFSNHSDGLFDSWEKLGGEPLIGKEGLKRVLPIGNGFWDWSTKTSVMGILNLTPDSFSDGGKFQSVEAAISQVRSMISEGADMIDIGAQSTRPMASRISVQQELDRLIPVLEAVLGLPEAEGKIVSVDTFYSEVAEEAVSKGAHIVNDVSAGQLDSNMLKVVADLKVPYIAMHMRGDPSTMQNSENLQYDNVCKQVVSELYSKVREAEILGIPAWRMIIDPGLGFSKNREHNLEILMGLPNIQAEIGRKSLALSHAPILIGPSRKKFLGEVCNRTAATERDAATVASVTAAVLGGANIVRVHNVRDNVDAVKLCDAMLRQRRSIPPSYKK
- the LOC103446296 gene encoding 26S proteasome non-ATPase regulatory subunit 13 homolog B, whose amino-acid sequence is MAALQYLESLRNAHPELAEWYNSLADLYQRKLWHQLTLKLEQFVALAVFQAGDALIQLYHNFITDFETKINLLKLAHFAVIVSRQYPEKEAAISYLEGVIEKLQATREQRIEEPILYIKMQIAIFKLEQQDQKECKRLLEDGKTTLDSMTDIDPSVYASYYWVSSQYHKFRQEFAEFYKSALLYLAYTSVESLSESFKLDLAFDLSLSALLGDNIYNFGELLAHPIIKSLLGTKVEWLYYILQAFNSGDLVRYQELCRVHNAALRAQPALVENEKKLLEKINILCLMEIIFSRPSEDRTIPLSIIAERTKLSVEDVEHLLVKSLSVHLIEGIIDQVEETVHVSWVQPRVLGIPQIQSLRDRLDGWLDKVHTALLSIEAETPDLVAS